The sequence below is a genomic window from Pirellulales bacterium.
GCCGTGTTTCTCGTGCGCCTTATGTTCTGCCTGTTTGCCGACCGCACCGGTCTGTTTGAACCCGGACTTTTTCGTGAAATCCTGGAGCGTAAGACGCGCTATGACGGTTCGGACGTGGGCCCGCTCGTGAACCATGTTTTCGCAGTCCTCGACCAGCCGAATTCCTCGCGGCAGAAGAGTCTTGACGACGATATCAAACTTCTTCCGTATGTAAACGGGCATTTATTCGAACGGCGTTTCGATCCGCCCGCGTTTGACAAATCCGCCCGGAAGACGCTTCTCAAATGTTGCGCTTTCAATTGGAGCGCGGTTTCGCCTGCCATCTTCGGCGCGATGTTTCAAAAAGTAATGGACGAGGACAAGGGCAAGCGTCGATCAATCGGGGCGCATTACACGAGCGAGAAGAACATCCTGAAGGCCCTCGGACCGCTTCTCATCGACGGTTTGCGCGCGGAATTCGAAAGGGCAACATCCCAGAAGGAACTCGAAGCTCTGTTATCGCGCATTTCAAGGATTACGGTGCTCGACCCTGCATGCGGTTGCGGGAACTTTCTCGTCATCGCGTACCGCGAGCTTCGGGAGTTGGAGATCGAGATTCATCGAAGACTGGCGCGAGTGCGCAGGCGAGAGGGCGAACGCCTTCTCAGCTTGGAATTCGCGAAAGGGATTAACGTCAGCGCGATGTATGGCATCGAGATTGAGGAATTCCCTTGCCGCGTGGCGGAAACGGCGTTGTATTTGATTGACCATTTGATGAACATGAAGGCGTCCGAGGAATTCGGCGAGAACTTCATCCGTTTGCCATTGGACAAGGCGCCCCATATCACTCATAGCAACGCACTGCGGCTGGATTGGTCGAGCGTTGTGTCCAAGGACCGGCTCTCTTGCGTCGTCGGCAATCCCCCCTTCATTGGTAAGGCATTTCGCACTAAAGACCAATCCAAAGATATGGACTTGGTTTTTGGCGACTGGGACGGTCGGGGTGAACTGGACTATGTGGCATCTTGGTACGTCAAGACGATGCAATACGTAACGGGTACGACGATCCCGGTCGCATTTGTCTCCACGAACTCGATCACTCAAGGTGAGCAAGTTTCGGCTTTGTGGTCGCGCTTGTTGCAATGCGGTGTGTCGATCCACTTTGCACACCGAACTTTCCGCTGGGACAATGATGCGCCCGGCATCGCGGGAGTCTACTGCGTCATCATCGGGTGGGGGTTTAGCGAGCCGCGACAACGATTGCTGTTCGACTACGATACCCCCCGGAGCGACCCGATGGTTCGAAAAGTCGACCGGATCAACCCTTATCTGGTCGATTCCGCAAGCGTGTTCATTCGCCCGCGCCGGAAACCACTTTGTGGCGTGCCGCCGATTTCATTCGGCAACATGCCGAATGATGGCGGGCATCTGTTGCTCAGTCGTGAGGAGAAATCCGAACTATTGAAACGCGAGCCGAGCGCCAAGAGTTTCCTGCGGCGAATTTATGGATCAAAGGAATTCATCAACGGGATCGATCGATGGTGCCTTTGGCTTGTCGATGCGAAGCCAAGTGATTTGCGCTCAATGCCGGAGATCATGAAACGGGTCGAGGCCGTGCGTGCGCATCGACTCAAGAGCGATCGACCGGCAACGAGAAAGCTCGCGGAGACGCCCGCACTTTTTGGTGAGATCCGTCAGCCTGCGCGACGGTATCTTGCCATTCCGAAGACGTCGTCGGAGAACCGACGATTTATTCCAATGGGCTTTCTGGGGCCCACTGTAATCACCACAACTGAGATCCAAATGGTGATCGACGCCGACTTCTACCATTTCGGAGTGCTCACGAGTACGATGCACATGGCATGGATGCGCCAAGTCTGCGGCAGGCTTGAGTCGCGCTACCGCTACTCGGCTGAGATCGTCTACAACAACTTCCCTTGGCCCGACCAACCCTCGGAAAAACATATTCAGGCAGTTCGATCGGCAGCCCAAGCTGTCCTCCAGGTGCGGACGTCACAAGCCGGACAATCGCTGGCGGATATCTATGACACGGACGTAATGCCAACCGCGCTCGTCAAAGCGCACCGGCTCCTCGACAAAGCCGTGGATCGTTGCTATCGCTCCCAACCATTCGAGAACGAATTGGCGCGGATTCGCTTCTTGTTTGATCGTTACGCCGCATTGACGGCGGGAGGTCAATTGTCCTTGCCGGCGCCGAAGGTGAATCGATCGCCGCGCAAATCGCCGGCCAAGAAGCCTCGATCTTCGCAAACAAAGCGCCGTGGCCTGCGGCGATCGAACGACTCCTATCCACTCTTTTCACATACATCGTTTGGCCAACCACACTCAATCTGAGCGAATCCTGCATCAGGAGTCGTTCAATCATTCGCTTTGGGTTTTACGAATCGTTTGAGCGCTACGTCGCGCATCGCTTTAAGGTCAAGCTTGCCCGTGCCGAGTACGGGGATTTCCTTCACTTCCATGAAGCTGTCCGGCGACGGGATCCAAAGGTTCGGGAGGCCGGCGGCCGCGAGTTCTTGGCCGATTTGCTCGGGGGTTTTACTTGTCGGCAAATGCAGCACGACGAGTCGTTCGCCTCGTCGCGGATCGGGCACGGCGGTGACGACGGCTTGCAGATGATCTTCGTCGCCGCCGAGGATTTTTTGCAGGGCTTCCTCGATCGTGCCGTGCGGGACCATTTCGCCTCCCATCTTTGAGAAGCGGCTCTCGCGCCCCGTGATCGTGATGAAGCCGTCGGCGTCGATTGTCGCCAGGTCGCCGGTGATATACCAGCCGTCGCGGATGACGCGGGCGGTCGCTTCGGGCTGATTCAAATAGCCTTTCATCACATTCGGCCCGCGGACTAGCAACATTCCGGGTTCGCCCTTCGGCATTTCCTGCCAAGTTTCCGGATTGACGACCTTCACCGCCACGCCCGGAATCGGTCGCCCGACTGTCCCTTCGCGCACTCCCGATTGATCGCCCCGCGGGCTGCGGCTAGGGGGCACGTTCACGGCGACCAGCGGCGAGAGTTCCGTGCAGCCGTAGGCCTCGACCGGACGGATGCCATATTTCGCCTCGAACGAATCGAACAGCTCGCGCGGCACTTTTTCCGCCGCGGCGAACACGACCTCGAGCGTGGCAAAATCCTGCGGCTCGCAGCGCTTCATATACGTGCGCAAGAAAGTGGGCGTCGCCATGAACACCGTCACTTTGTCTTCGCGACAGAGCTTACCGACCTGATGGGCGTCGAGCGGCGTGAAGTGATAAACGCCTGTCGGGTCGAGGGAGAGCACCGTCCAAAGCGCGGCCGTGTAGCCATAGGAATGGAAGAATGGCAGCACGCCGATCGCCACGTCGTCGATCGAGAGCCGGATCGTCTGGTTGATCGCCCGCAGATTCGAGCCGACGTTTTCGTGTGTGAGCATCACCCCCTTGGGATCGCCCGTCGAGCCGGAGGTGAAGATGATCGTAAGCAGGTCGTCGGGCTTGATTTTGGTTAGTCCGAGCGAGCGCTCGAGCGTGGCCATCGGCGACAGGCGCGATTGGATTGCGGCGATCAGCTTGTCGGCTAGCGAGGCCCGGCCGGCAAAGTCCTCCAGGTAGACCAACTCCGCCGAGACTTCGATCTTCACGCGCTCCATGAATCGCCGGCTCGTGAGCACATGCCGGATGCCGCATTGGCGGATGCAATTGTTAATCAGCTCGGGAGAGAGCGTGTAGTTCAGATTGACGCCCACTCGGCCCATGAGCGGAAGCGCCGCGTTCGCAACGACGCCGCCGGCCGATGGCGGCAACAGCAGCCCGACGTTTCCTTCATCGGCCGCGAGTACCTCTCGAAGCAGGATACGCCGCAGGATGAGCGACCGGAGCAATAGATCGCCGCCGGTAAGCTTCGTGCCCATTGAATCGGCCACCTTCAGCCGCTTGCGGTTTCGCCGGCACATCCGCAGGAACTGGCGCGGCAAGATTAGCGGCGGCTCGGTCGTCGGTGGCATGGCGTACAGAATAGCGGCGGCGGCGCGGCGATGGCAAGTGAGAAGTAGTCGTGAGAAGTGCTGGTTTGCGGCGAGTCGGGCGAACCGGTAGAATTCCCCGATTGTCTTGTCTGGCGCCACTCCGCCGCCCAGGGGCGACGGCTAACATGACATTTGCTCTCCGTCGATCACTACTCTGAATGCCGCGCTATAATCCCGCACAAATCGAACCGAAGTGGCAGGCCTACTGGGAAGCGCACCAGACGTTTGCCGCTCCGCGCCTGCCGGCGGGGAACAAGCTCTACGTTCTCGACATGTTTCCGTATCCGAGCGGGGACGGGCTGCACGTGGGGCATCCGGAAGGGTATACGGCCACCGACATCACGGCCCGCTTCGAGCGGATGCGCGGCCGGAGCGTGCTGCACCCGATGGGGTTCGATTCATTCGGGCTGCCGGCGGAAGAGCACGCGATCAAGACGGGCACTCCGCCGCGGATTGGCACCGAGCAGAATATCGCCAATTTTCGTCGCCAGCTCAAGATGCTCGGCTTCAGTTACGATTGGCAGCGCGAATTGGCTACGACGGATCCCGGCTATTTCCGCTGGACGCAGTGGATCTTTCTCCAGCTTTTCGACACATGGTTTGACACGGCGGCTCAGAAAGGCCGGCCGATCAGCGAGCTGCCGATCCCCGCTGAAGTCTCGGCGGCGGGAGAGGGCGCGATCGCGCGGTATCGAGACGAGCATCGCCTCGCATATCAGTCCGATGCGCCGGTGAACTGGTGCCCGGCGCTCGGCACCGTGCTGGCGAACGAAGAGGTGATCGGCGGCGTGAGCGAGCGCGGCGGCCATCCGGTCGTCCGCATGCCGCTGCGGCAATGGATGCTGCGGATTACGGCCTATGCCGACCGGCTTGAGAAGGACCTGGAAGGTCTGGATTGGCCCGAGAGCATCAAGAAGCTCCAGCGCGACTGGATCGGCCGCAGCACGGGAGCGGAGGTCGATTTTTACATCGGCGCGGCGAGCCGCGAAGTGACCGGCGGGATTCCGCCCAAACCGGCTTTCGCCGACTGGTGCGAACACCGCCGCGGTACCGGTTTTCCGCCGAAGTCGAACGACGATGTGCTGCGTATTTACACGACCCGGCCCGACACGCTCTTCGGCGCGACCTACATGGTCATCGCTCCGGAGCATCCGTTCGTCGTGCGGCTGGCGACACCGGGCCAGGCGGAGGCCGTGCGAACTTATTGCGAACTGGCTGCCCGCAAGAGCGACCTGGATCGCACCGAATTGGCGAAAACGAAAACCGGCGTGTTCACCGGTTCCTATGCGATCAATCCAGTCAACGGCGAGTCGGTTGCGATTTGGATCGCCGACTACGTACTCATCAGCTATGGTACCGGCGCGATCATGGCTGTGCCGGCGCACGACGAACGCGACTTCGAATTCGCCAAGGCATTCGGATTGCCGATTATTCCGGTCGTCGATCCTGGTGAAAAACGGCCGGTCGAGCGTGAATCGCTGCTTCGAGGCGAACAGGCATTCATCGCGGATGGATCGGCGATCAACTCGGGCCAGTACACGGGCCTTACGACAGCGCAATTCAAGACTGCGATCGCTGCCGATCTCGCCAAGCGGGGTCTCGGCCGCGCGGCGGTCAACTACAAGCTCCGCGATTGGCTCTTTAGCCGGCAGCGGTTTTGGGGAGAGCCGTTTCCGATCCTGCACGAACTGGATGCCATGGGAAAGCCGATCGGGGTGCTTCGTGCGGTGCCGGCCGATCAACTCCCCGTCGATCTGCCGGAGCTGGCCGATTTCAAGCCGCATGGCCGGCCGGAGCCGCCGCTGGAAAAAGCGCCCGAGTCGTGGCTGTATGTGACGATCGACGGCCGCCGATATAAACGCGAGACCAACACCATGCCGCAGTGGGCCGGCTCCTGCTGGTATTTCCTGCGGTTCATCGACCATCGCAACGACAAGCTGCTCGTCGATCCGGAACTGGAGCGGGCTTGGATGCCGGTTGATCTCTACATCGGCGGGGCGGAACATGCCGTGCTTCATCTACTGTACTCGCGATTCTGGCACAAGCTGCTTTTCGACCGCGGCCACGTGAGCACGCCCGAGCCGTTCATGAAACTGGTCAACCAGGGGATGATCCTCGGCGAAATGGAGTTCACCGGCTTTCGCAAGCAGGCCGGGGGCTGGCTGAGCGCGGCGGATGTGAAGCTCGACTCAGAAAACAAGCCGGTCGACAAGAAGTCGGGCCAGCCGGCGACTGCCGTGCGCGTCGATGCCGGCCACGTCGAGAAGCAAGGCGAGTTCTTTGTGCTCATAGCCGATCCATCGATCCGCGTCGATAGCCGCGCGCACAAGATGTCGAAGAGCCGCGGCAACGTCGTCAACCCGGACCAGGTCGTGAAAGAATACGGCGCCGATGCCCTGCGGCTCTACGAAATGTTCATGGGTCCGCTGGAGGCGACAAAGCCTTGGAGCATGACGGGCGTGAACGGAGTGCGCGGCTTTCTCGATCGCGTATGGCGAATGATCGTCGCCGAGCGGAGCGAAGCGGTGGAGCTGAACGCGGCGGTGAAAGCGGTCGCGCCGACGATCGAGCAGAATCGCGTGCTGCACAAGACGATCGCCGCCGTGACGGCCGACCTCGAACGGCTGGCCTTCAACACGGCCATCGCCAAGATGATGGAATTCACGAACTTCTTCACGAAGGCGGCCGTGCGCCCGCGCGAGGTGATGGAGAAATTCGTGCTGATCCTGTCCCCATTCGCACCGCATATAGCTGAGGAGTTGTGGCAACTGCTCGGGCACGATAAGACGCTTGCTTATGAGCCTTGGCCGGCCGCCGATCCGGCGCTGGTGAAGGACGACGTGGTCGAGGTGCCCGTGCAGGTGAATGGCAAACTCCGCAGCCGCGTGACGGCCCCCGCCGGCGCCGATGCGGCGATCACCGAGGCAGCGGCACGAAGCGATCCGAAGATTGCCGAACTCCTCGAGGGAAAAACCGTCGTGAAAGTGGTCGTCGTCCCCGGCAAGCTGGTAAACTTTGTAGTGAAGTGACTGCTTCCGATGCCAGCAGCGTCGGCAACGATTTTTCCGAGTCCCTAGCCCCGAATCCCGAGCCCCGTCACATGGAAAACGTTTTGGCGCTAGTTCTCGGTGGCGGTCGCGGGACGCGGCTCTATCCGCTCACCAAGTATCGCTCGAAGCCAGCGGTGCCGCTCGGCGGAAAATATCGGCTCATCGACGTGCCGATTTCGAACTGCATCAATAGCGGCTTGAATCGTATCTACGTGCTGACGCAGTTCAACTCCGTCAGCCTCCATCGGCACATCCGCCGCACCTACACGTTCGACGCTTATAGCGGCGGCTTCGTCGAAATCCTGGCCGCCCAGCAAACGCTCGAC
It includes:
- a CDS encoding DNA methyltransferase, with protein sequence AVFLVRLMFCLFADRTGLFEPGLFREILERKTRYDGSDVGPLVNHVFAVLDQPNSSRQKSLDDDIKLLPYVNGHLFERRFDPPAFDKSARKTLLKCCAFNWSAVSPAIFGAMFQKVMDEDKGKRRSIGAHYTSEKNILKALGPLLIDGLRAEFERATSQKELEALLSRISRITVLDPACGCGNFLVIAYRELRELEIEIHRRLARVRRREGERLLSLEFAKGINVSAMYGIEIEEFPCRVAETALYLIDHLMNMKASEEFGENFIRLPLDKAPHITHSNALRLDWSSVVSKDRLSCVVGNPPFIGKAFRTKDQSKDMDLVFGDWDGRGELDYVASWYVKTMQYVTGTTIPVAFVSTNSITQGEQVSALWSRLLQCGVSIHFAHRTFRWDNDAPGIAGVYCVIIGWGFSEPRQRLLFDYDTPRSDPMVRKVDRINPYLVDSASVFIRPRRKPLCGVPPISFGNMPNDGGHLLLSREEKSELLKREPSAKSFLRRIYGSKEFINGIDRWCLWLVDAKPSDLRSMPEIMKRVEAVRAHRLKSDRPATRKLAETPALFGEIRQPARRYLAIPKTSSENRRFIPMGFLGPTVITTTEIQMVIDADFYHFGVLTSTMHMAWMRQVCGRLESRYRYSAEIVYNNFPWPDQPSEKHIQAVRSAAQAVLQVRTSQAGQSLADIYDTDVMPTALVKAHRLLDKAVDRCYRSQPFENELARIRFLFDRYAALTAGGQLSLPAPKVNRSPRKSPAKKPRSSQTKRRGLRRSNDSYPLFSHTSFGQPHSI
- a CDS encoding AMP-binding protein → MPPTTEPPLILPRQFLRMCRRNRKRLKVADSMGTKLTGGDLLLRSLILRRILLREVLAADEGNVGLLLPPSAGGVVANAALPLMGRVGVNLNYTLSPELINNCIRQCGIRHVLTSRRFMERVKIEVSAELVYLEDFAGRASLADKLIAAIQSRLSPMATLERSLGLTKIKPDDLLTIIFTSGSTGDPKGVMLTHENVGSNLRAINQTIRLSIDDVAIGVLPFFHSYGYTAALWTVLSLDPTGVYHFTPLDAHQVGKLCREDKVTVFMATPTFLRTYMKRCEPQDFATLEVVFAAAEKVPRELFDSFEAKYGIRPVEAYGCTELSPLVAVNVPPSRSPRGDQSGVREGTVGRPIPGVAVKVVNPETWQEMPKGEPGMLLVRGPNVMKGYLNQPEATARVIRDGWYITGDLATIDADGFITITGRESRFSKMGGEMVPHGTIEEALQKILGGDEDHLQAVVTAVPDPRRGERLVVLHLPTSKTPEQIGQELAAAGLPNLWIPSPDSFMEVKEIPVLGTGKLDLKAMRDVALKRFVKPKAND
- the leuS gene encoding leucine--tRNA ligase, which encodes MPRYNPAQIEPKWQAYWEAHQTFAAPRLPAGNKLYVLDMFPYPSGDGLHVGHPEGYTATDITARFERMRGRSVLHPMGFDSFGLPAEEHAIKTGTPPRIGTEQNIANFRRQLKMLGFSYDWQRELATTDPGYFRWTQWIFLQLFDTWFDTAAQKGRPISELPIPAEVSAAGEGAIARYRDEHRLAYQSDAPVNWCPALGTVLANEEVIGGVSERGGHPVVRMPLRQWMLRITAYADRLEKDLEGLDWPESIKKLQRDWIGRSTGAEVDFYIGAASREVTGGIPPKPAFADWCEHRRGTGFPPKSNDDVLRIYTTRPDTLFGATYMVIAPEHPFVVRLATPGQAEAVRTYCELAARKSDLDRTELAKTKTGVFTGSYAINPVNGESVAIWIADYVLISYGTGAIMAVPAHDERDFEFAKAFGLPIIPVVDPGEKRPVERESLLRGEQAFIADGSAINSGQYTGLTTAQFKTAIAADLAKRGLGRAAVNYKLRDWLFSRQRFWGEPFPILHELDAMGKPIGVLRAVPADQLPVDLPELADFKPHGRPEPPLEKAPESWLYVTIDGRRYKRETNTMPQWAGSCWYFLRFIDHRNDKLLVDPELERAWMPVDLYIGGAEHAVLHLLYSRFWHKLLFDRGHVSTPEPFMKLVNQGMILGEMEFTGFRKQAGGWLSAADVKLDSENKPVDKKSGQPATAVRVDAGHVEKQGEFFVLIADPSIRVDSRAHKMSKSRGNVVNPDQVVKEYGADALRLYEMFMGPLEATKPWSMTGVNGVRGFLDRVWRMIVAERSEAVELNAAVKAVAPTIEQNRVLHKTIAAVTADLERLAFNTAIAKMMEFTNFFTKAAVRPREVMEKFVLILSPFAPHIAEELWQLLGHDKTLAYEPWPAADPALVKDDVVEVPVQVNGKLRSRVTAPAGADAAITEAAARSDPKIAELLEGKTVVKVVVVPGKLVNFVVK